The Triticum aestivum cultivar Chinese Spring chromosome 7B, IWGSC CS RefSeq v2.1, whole genome shotgun sequence genome window below encodes:
- the LOC123159156 gene encoding probable trehalose-phosphate phosphatase 8, whose product MANQDVVLRPDMDGIAAAAAMPGSSNRAIFACRGAASTSLRRRSAVDDEFRAGSPCATSWVFQAMRASSPPRSPAVDEYAAWTRKHPSALASFEQIAAAAKGKQVVVFLDYDGTLSPIVADPDTAFISGEMREAVRGVAQHFPAAIVTGRCVEKVCNFVGLSELYYAGSHGMDIKGPGSNAEEVLLQPAREFLPVIAEVYEALVEKTKTTPGARVENNKFCLSVHFRCVDEKRWSPLAEQVKEVLRDYPDLRLNEGRKVLEIRPSIMWDKGKAVEFLLQSLGFDGRSDVLPLYLGDDRTDEDAFKMLRKRGHGLGILVSKCPRETDASYSLQDPTEVMEFLHRLVQWKRRRSSSSSSSAMRARV is encoded by the exons ATGGCGAACCAGGACGTGGTGCTCCGCCCGGACATGGACGGCATAGCGGCGGCCGCGGCCATGCCGGGCTCCTCCAACCGCGCGATCttcgcgtgccgcggcgccgcgtCGACCTCCCTGCGGCGCCGCTCCGCCGTCGACGACGAGTTCCGCGCCGGGTCACCCTGCGCCACAAGCTGGGTCTTCCAGGCCATGCGGGCGTCTTCCCCGCCTCGCTCCCCAGCCGTCGACGAGTACGCCGCGTGGACT AGGAAGCACCCGTCGGCTCTGGCTAGCTTCGAGCAGATCGCGGCCGCCGCCAAGGGGAAGCAGGTGGTCGTGTTCCTGGACTACGACGGCACGCTCTCGCCCATCGTCGCCGACCCCGACACAGCGTTCATCAGCGGCGAG ATGCGGGAGGCGGTGCGCGGCGTTGCGCAGCACTTCCCGGCGGCGATCGTCACCGGCCGGTGCGTGGAGAAGGTGTGCAACTTCGTGGGCCTCTCGGAGCTCTACTACGCGGGCAGCCACGGCATGGACATCAAGGGCCCAGGCTCCAAC GCGGAGGAGGTGCTCCTGCAACCTGCTCGCGAGTTCCTCCCGGTCATCGCCGAG GTCTACGAGGCTCTGGTGGAGAAGACCAAGACCACGCCGGGGGCCAGGGTGGAGAACAACAAGTTCTGCCTGTCCGTGCACTTCCGATGCGTAGATGAAAAG AGATGGAGTCCATTGGCCGAGCAAGTCAAGGAGGTGCTCCGGGACTACCCCGATCTCAGGCTCAACGAAGGCAGAAAG GTCCTGGAGATCCGGCCGTCCATCATGTGGGACAAGGGCAAGGCCGTGGAGTTCTTGCTCCAATCTCTGG GATTCGACGGACGCAGCGACGTCCTGCCGCTGTACCTCGGGGACGACCGCACTGACGAGGATGCTTTCAAG ATGCTGAGAAAGAGAGGTCATGGCCTGGGCATCCTTGTCTCCAAGTGCCCTAGGGAGACCGACGCCTCCTACTCTCTTCAGGACCCCACTGAG GTTATGGAGTTCCTTCACCGCTTGGTGCAGTGGAAGCGCCGgcgatcatcatcgtcgtcatcgtcagcGATGCGCGCAAGAGTGTAG